TCTGTTGTGGCTTTCACTTTTAAGAACGGTCCACCTTCTGGTCGCGAACTATGAGAAGAGATGACATCTCCAATGTTTTCGGCCGGACATGCGAAGTTATTGCAAGATTCGTCTTGGACTTGCCGGTCTCAGGTCCACTGTTTTGGGGTTGTCTTTACGGAATCAGAGAAATTATAGCATTTAATGATCCGTATTGTTTAGCATTCGGGTCGTTGGACATGCGAAGCTTAATGATCCATATTGAACAAATCCCCaagaacagatttttttttttaaaaaacctgctgctttcctttttcctccttGAGATTGCTACTCTGTTGTGAGTTCTGACCAAGCATTCAAAACCTCGGTCTCCACAAAGCAGAACCAAAAAACGTTATGACAAAGATCGAGATAGAAAATTGCAACTCGTGCAAGGTAGCACACAGTTATTCGTTTGTTTCATGTTCTTGGGGTGGTTCGGGATTGCCCCATGTCCTTAGTTTACAATAAAACGTCAGCAATCCCACCATTCTAATCTCTATTCTATTTCCTCCAAACCATGGTTGCAACCTGTAAATGGGATCCTGCCTATCTTCAAAATTGAATCCTATAACCTTGGGCAATTGGAGACGAAACAATTGAATCCTATAACCTTGAAGTTGCTTCATAGCCATTGCCAACAATTGTTATCCAAGCGAAACTGAGAATTATCTgctcaaggaagtgataaactgCCGCTCCTCGAATATCTGACTGAGCTTCAAATAGAGTGCGTTTTGCTCCTCGAAGCTGAGATGCCGTACAATCTGCAACGCCAAAACTTCAGCATATTAGGAGTATGGACTGGGAAATCAAGTAATACTCGTGGCTGGACTAGTTTCTAATGTTTTTCCCGATTAATAATTGAATGCAATATTTTTGTAGCATGTTCGTGTTTTTTAAGATTAATGCCACAGGCAAATCTTTGGCATTGTTAACTTCCACACCGTTGTCACGAgattgaaaactgaaaatgaagTATCTTCAAATCTATATGAAGTAGCTGTTCCAACAATGAGCAGTTCACCTGATCCAAGATCATCTCGACAGGATTGTCTTGGGAAGCAACGAAAGACTGGTAATAGATGTAAGCAAATATGGCCATCACCATCTGCATTGAAGGTTGGCATTGGTCATCAGTGTCCTCCGCTTGAGATCAGACGCAAGACTCCATATCGATGATGAGAAAATGCAAGGATGAAAAGAAATATAGGTATGTTTTGCACCCTTTCGTGAAAGAGGGAATTTCGAGAGAAGTGTTCAAAGACAGATTCTGGTAGCTCACCTGGCAGTCCATTCTATCAGTAAAACCTCCATGTCCAGGAATGCTGGCACCAAAATCCTGAATAACAAATGGAGGAAAAGACGGGTATGATttccacaattttttttttttttaatatccaGAGACAATAATATAGGAATGATTACCTTGATCTTAAAAGCTCTCTTGAATCCACTCGCAAAGAAACCTCCAAAAGGTGCTATCATTGATGCAAACAAGCCCAGGCATAAAGCATGCCACTGCACGGGCAAAATGGATATCTCCTTCCATGGGAACTGCACCCATTAATTTGTTAAAACAGATTTACACTACCGTGTCTTTCAGCAAGATATTTGAGCAAGAAAGTAGTATTAAAAATTTCAATGGAAGCATTTGACAGTCTGTAAATTACCCATTCAGGAAGCAACCCAGATAATGAGTAGTAATCCGGCTTAAACAATGGACCAGGTTCACACTCGAGCCAACCGGTTGATAGATCCTGCACTTGGTTATTTTAGAATGTCATGTCATAAACCTAGTTTCCAACCATTGGGAAATGGTTTGTATGGAGAATTTCACCTTTCTTGGACAAGTAAACCACTGAAAACGGCCCATGATGTTTGCAAGCTGCATGTGAAATTTAttaggatatatatatatagtcacTAAGGACAAGATTTGTCTGAGAAATCCTGGAAGTCGAGAGGTAGTAAAGGCATTTAGCAGGGCAGAACATAATattttctgtttacttttcgtCATCATAAAGCACCAGAAGATGCTTACCAGAAATGCTGATGCCATGGTTGCAACAGATGCTCCGATAAAACCCTCCCAGGTCTTTTTTGGAGAAAGTTTGATCAGTGGTGTTCTTCCAAAGAAGAAACCAAAAAGATAAGCAGCTATATCGTTGATAGCTATAAGTGATGCAGGCAAAAGGAACCTGCATCAATCACGATGATCAACTTGTTTTTTCACTCGCATAAAGACGAACTGAAGAATTGATAGCATTGCAAATTGGCCACATAATTCTTCAGTTGAAAAGCATAAAGAGATTGAAATCTCCACAACTTTTGAAGAAATCAATATTCATCtggattttatttcctttttttttttttaaaagagaGGTACTTTGTTTACATCCATAGGAACCCCAAATCCTATCAGCACATTTCTGGAACATCATATATAAATTTCTAtaacaaaaaatgagaaagaCCAAAAGATCAGATTTCTGTGTAACTCGGGCTTCTACTGCAGGTTCATTCATTAGGTTAGCCAAAGTCGAGCAGAAAAATAGGCATATAATGTAACTGTCTCCAGGGAATTCGTAGCTTTGCTAATCTTTGTTGTTCGACGACAATAGAGCACCTAACCAAGCACACGGGATCCTCAGTGCCACTTTTTCAGTGACAACTCAGTGTCATTTCTATATTTATGCCAAGTGtcatatttatttaatttatcatgtgctatttatttaaatttcttctatCATCACATGATAAATGGAATTGGCACTGAATTTGGCATCGAGTAGTGGCATAGAAGATTTCAACTGCTAACCAAGTGTGTTAAAAGTGATGATTCCCTCTTAAAAACTGCTGCTTCAGAAGTTCattatgaaagaaaaaaaaaaatgcagcgaAAAAATGAACAATTGGGGGCCCAACATTACCAGAATATTCCTTCAAAAATGTTGGCTACAGTGAACGATGACTGCATGAATACCGTAATGAGGATCATGTGTGTCCACGCATACTGACCAAACTGATATTTGTACATCTTCTTCTTCAGGGTGAGAATGAAGCACACGACTCCTGTAACATTGAGCTAAACGTTCATTTTCATAAAGAAATGTGCAAATAAAACATGAAGCCAGATGCATGCAACAATATTTAGTAACCAATCAAAGAGGAGAGAAATATAAGACCTAAGGTAAGGACTCATAACAGCATGGTCCAACCTGCAATATATAAGAAATAGCAAATGACCATCTGGTATTTTACAAGCTTGTTCACCAGCTTATAGAAGGCCCTTTCAGACGTTACAGTTTTTACAAGATGTTGACTGAGGATACGGCCGTATACATGCAGCATTGCTGTGAAGAAGAAATGCCTGGAGCAACACATCATCTTAGTTTTAGACCTTAATCTTCTGCCGCGAGGAATTAACAAGCCTTCAAAACGAGAAGGAACGCTGATTTGAATCATTACCAGTTTAGCAGCCTAAATCCTGGAAGCTGCCTTTCCTCGTTGACTCTTCTCGATAAACTGAATAGCTCTCCAGTCATGAATATTTGGATGACAACCACCATGGCACAGATATAAAGATGACCCATGTAAAGAATGAATAGTATACTTATAAGCATCCAAAACGTAGAAGCTGTGCGGATCCGCATTGATCTGTACTTGTTCTCGTCATCAACGAGTAAGTAGCTTCCGCTCAATTTGCGTACATCCGGAAAAGACTGAAGAGAGGATGAAATGTTTAGTTTTCTAAATATACCATGAAAGTTGATGAGGAATAAATGTTTTACATGGCCGAGAAAATTTTAGATCAAACGCACTCTTTGGATTAACTGCAAGCCGGGGCAATTTGATCCCCAACCTGAAGCCATAACTTAAACTTACTGTGGTGGCAAGACAAGACATGCAAAATCGTGGCTTCTCCGAAAACCAATAACAGAAGCAGAAATCCCTGTGCCTTCAACCTCATTCAATTATGACATATTGGTAGTATTGAAATGGACTAAATGACGGGATAAATGCATGAAAAGCGTAAGTTAGGAATTAAGGTATATATAGGATGGGCCTCCATTTCTTGGACGATCCTAGTACGCACAATCAAAACGTTCTCATCTCAAAGGACCTTAGAAGTTAGAAGAAACTAATAGGTTGCTATCGTTTGATCGCTCACCTCAGTTGAACGCCTACGATGACGAAATCTAGGAGTAGATGGAGAAGCAGGACCATGATCCCTCTGTGTCATCCTTCTGTATTATTTTGTTGGaagacttttttctttttttttgcagaGTGAATAAGCCTGACCAATAGAAGAACATCATATCATATAATGCAACAGAATCTATAAAAAGAAATGATCCAATCTGAACGACCATCTACTGAATTTGTGTGAAAACagattaaattttgaaaagaaattcAGCAAACGAAATATGATATTATTTTCTGTCCCTCATTGAGATCAATTCAGAGGCATCAAAGTTTTCACTACCATGTATGACCAAGTTTCCACAGACTGAGCCCGTTTCGGACCCCGTCAATTAGCAAAGTTCTTCCTGCTTAGTTTCATAAATTTACATGATTTAAGTGATTTGTGCTTTAAAAAGGACTATCCCTCTCCGCATATTTATGTTACTTGGTGAAGAAAAGGCTAATGCTGTTCAATTAAGAGTCATAACGAAAATCGTAACCCTGTATAAGACCCACCAAACAGAGCAACAGGTACCCCATACAATGAGGCAATCCGGACAAAAGAAGTCATCGTCGTATTTTGTAGTACTATTAAAACTAATCCCAAAATCTTTCTGCTGGGGGCAGGCTGCAATGATGTTATCACCTAAATATCTTGGTTGAATTTTCCTGTTTTAATGATTCCCAGCAGCGAGCAATAGATGCCTTCTGTCTCATTATGCATGGCATCATACGAGTAAAAtgattaaccaaaaaaaaaaaaggaaggccTGCCAGCTTAACCAACGGAGAAGTGGGAAAAGAAGCTATTCAAGAATTGCAAAAACATTAACCAAGTGACAAAAGAGAACTTACAAAAACAATGGATTTGGATTTGAGCTTCCAATACTTGCTTCTACATCACCGGATTCTCAATCAAAGAGataggaaggaaaaaaaaaaaaaccccaatcTGCTGGAATAAAAGCTCAAGAAAAGTTGCAGGAAAAAGCGGAAAGGTTAGTTTGAAGAGTTAAAGTTTCCAACCAAACGGAAAAAGTCCCACTAATGACACGTGGGTTTTGGACACCGTATTGAATCCCATGAAAAAGAGCTTTCTAAAAAAAGTGTTCATGCCCAAAGCCAAGAGAAGCTAAAACCAGGTAATCATGGATCTTCATGGCAAAGTATTTTCATCGATCGGGTAGAGCAGAAAGATTGTTCAATCATTTAAGGGTCCTTCtcaataaagaaataaataaaaattagaaGGGTTGATTACGGTAAGTACCTTTTTGCATTGAATTGAAGCTAGTATAATTTTACTCCGCTGCCAAACTCTTCTTCCCTAATAATGTCTAATAACCCCTTTCTCTTGGAAAAGCTATTAAGACTTGAAAGGATACCATTGCCATCATACAAGTGCAACAGAACACAAACGAATTGTTCCCCGGAATTACACTCTAAATAATACATAAGCATAATTATGAAATATGTTGTATAATTTGCCACTTCATACCTCAGCAGGTGTATGGCATTGAAGGAATTGTCCTCCTTGGAAACTTTGAAATGCTGCTTGACTACATAGGTCGTGCATGTTCGAATTTTGCTGTTAATGTAAGAGTTATATTAGTGGGCGATCTCTGAAACATGTTCGTAGTAGCAGCGATCAAAGCTGAATGCTACGCCAACATATATTTATCCAAAAAACATttatttatccaaaaaaaaaaaaacaatggcTTATGCTACGCCAACATATAAATGGTAATTTCTGCATCGAGAAAGTTTTGAATCCCCGTATATTTTCTTGGTACGACGGGAGCCTCTGTAAATGAGATAAAATATTATCCGGATTTATGAAGGCTTATCCAGGCATAGCCGGCCCCCAAAGTGCTTTACTAAGATTGTGAAGGTTTCTGTAGTAGCCcgtagacttttttttttttggcagtcAGGAAAAGCCTAACCTTCAATTTCATTAAAGTCCCCCACAATTCCCGGTGGGCAAAGAAAGTGCactaagaaatcagaaattgcACTTAGCATTTGGTATTTTGGATTGGTCGAGACCTACCTGATAGTAGCTAGTACTGGGTAAGAAATGTACTGCTAATAATGAGGAAATGCATGTGACGGTCCTTTCCCTTGTTTGCTGGCGGGCGGCGGCGGTGGGTTCAATGCAAGCAAACAAGTCTCCCATACATACgcacattcattcattcattcccTGCTTAGCCATAGCATTGAGCATTCAGGGTCACATGAAAGTTGAAACACAGCTCTGCAGTCTGCACAGCACCTCCTAATTTTTTCTGCCTCAGGTTTTCCAGCTTACCCTATTACCGAGCAGTCTTGGAGCATTAGAAAATTAATGGCTAAACCCGGTACATTAATTATACTTTAACCAAGTAACATTCTTCTTGATGACAACGTGAAACTCTCGTAAAATGTGACACGATGAGATAGAATGGCGAAAGTTGGTAGCTGAAAGCATCACTGGCTTGCACTTTGGCTTTACTTTCAGCTTTGTGGATCTAGTTTATATTTGCTTGAATCTCAATATTATTTTTTGTTAGAGGCTGTGAAGATTAATAGATTCAACTTTGACCCACTCATGGGATGATTAGGTGAACTCCTACCTACTGATAATAGTTTGCATAGCCAAGAAACGAGGGAAGCGGAAAGTAGTAGTGTTATATTCCCCCACAAATTCAAACCGACTCAAGTTGATGATGCGAAAAATGAAATTACGACTACATGACATAAATCGCAAGTGCAAAATCTCttgtagatatatatatatatatatatatatatatatatatatataacttgaaagaaagaaataaaaaattaattaatcatCATTTGCCAGTCACGAGAAAAGGGAAACTAATTAATTAGAAGTGTGATTTGtactttttaattatttatgtgGTATGCCCTTATTGTTGGCCATAACAACTTCGAATTCTGTTTGTTTCAaaggaatttttttaaaaaaattgtaacATTTTCTATGAACACAtatttcaatcacttttttatctcatgcATATCAAATAgttacattaattttttttacaaaaaaaaaaaagttaaaaaaatacaatccaaacaaaaccaAATTTCTCCTCATTTTACAAGCCAAGCAGAATTCGAAGTGCCTGCTAAGCTAAGTGCAGTTGATTAGCTAGGCGTCCAAGATAAGGAAAATGACAAAGAGATCACTTGATTAATAGTAGTACAGCAATTAATTGTGCGTCGATCGGCTATCTAAGcttcaattttcttatttaatgtTTTCCTTCGCTCTTTATGCATCATCACGGCCTCACAGGGATTATGATACAAATTGTTGTCTTTAACtgtctctctctatatatatttttttttttttgggtccaaaatttaagTTGAAAATTATCAACAGGGTGATCTGCAATTGACAGCAATATGACTTTTGCGATGGAGTGTATCCGGATAATAAAGACGTGCACAATGGTTCGTGATGACACCCGGTAATGATCGCGACTTTTGAGTTTTGCCCCCAAAATCTTATTTATTCCTCCATGCACCGTTGCTCGCACCGTGTCCATCCTTAAATTACGATATAGGCCATCGGGTTGGAAGATAATAACGTAATTGCCCTGTTCTCAGTGGCCGCATAAATGACAAATGGGATAATTCCAAAAACCTTCCCTTAACTTTTTGCCAATATCATTGGCCTTCCATGAAGTTTAAAAATATCACATACCCCCGCCCCCCTCCTTTTCATATTTTCTCAAGTACCATAGCCAATGTTTGAGGTGTTGCTTGAATAGTCTCAATTCAAATGTTCTCCGTCCTATTATTTAATTTCCAAACAAGTTGTTTATTTATGTCATTAGATGTATAGTTGTGACCACAAGGCAATATAATTCGTTCTATGGATTTTTTATATACATGAATTGTTCCGCACATCACATGAAAAAGTAGTAATGCTCTTGGTTCAAAATAGGAAAATGTTTGAATTGCCTAGTTTTTATAATTGTAAtgatttatattatttattgaTTGGTTATTGTTAATGTTTTTCCATTAAAACTATCctagtattatattatttcAACAAAAAATTGAAGGCATATAAAAGTGGTTTCAAAACAAGTGAGCACATATGAATTAAGAAGGGTTCCTATGCTTATAATATAATTTAGCTTCCCAACACAATAATGTAGAACTACAAAGaaacagtattttttttttcagagcTCACAAAAGAGAGTCTACCTATAAAAAAAGACTGAAAATCACGATATTTCTATCACCAACATGCAATTCCTCAAAACAAGGGAATAAGctatcttttaatttatttctatCACTCAAATCGTGTTATcgtttactataaaattttttggaaaaaaattatatGGGTATAATGTGATGTGTTCAAATTTTCAAACCAATTATATTTTAGTAGATATTGAATACGAATCCGATTAAAGAAATTTATGACAACTCAATACATAATGAAATATCCTCTCTAGTAATGCATAAATGCAAAAGAAGTACTAGTAGAATATTCATCAAATAATACAGCAAATATTCAGTTCAAATGTAAAAATTGAAAGCAGTTGCACTTATATTTGCTTCcataatttttttccaaaaggaaAACTTTCAAACAATCAATTATATGCATTTTCCGCGGAACTTAAGTAAGGAAATAAATGTgtgaaatttcaattcaaatttcATAACGGGTCAAAAGGAATTTTGGGAAATAAGTCTTTTAgtaggagagagagagagaaagagaggcgGAAAGGGCCCGGCCCGTTCGAGCAATGGGACGAGTCAAAGATAAACAACGGCGGTCAAAGGGTGAAGGGCAAAATGAGTACCTCACATCCTCCGACAGTGTCAAATATCGTAAATAGTCCCTAAAACCACGGGCCAGAATATAACCAAAAAACTTCGCGACAATCATAGGAGTAATTTTCTAACGCCTTTGGACGACGACGTTAGAAAACCGGGGCCCCACTCACAATCAGTCTCCTCTTCCTCATCTAAAATCTAtgcacaaataaataaataatatatatcaGTCTCAGTCCCAGTCTGtccttttgccctttttcttCACTCCTCTGCTTCACTCTCACTGTCCTTGCCAAAAACACgcacaacacacacacacacaccaaaAAATCGAACAAAGGTCCTCAGATCTGAGCCCTAAATCCATCCAAAATTCCATCCTAGCAGTACGATCGCTGTAAGTATTATCTACATTTTCAGCCTTTTTATTCTCTCTTTACGTGAAAATTATTTCACATAGTGCACGCACAAACTCGCAGTTGTAATTCTACTTTGATCGCTTGTCGAGAAAATGTAGTAAAGTTGATGAATTTAGTGCTTCTTTTGAGATCTGAGTATTTGTAACTCCATGTGATATCGTCTCAGCATTTACTTTGTTTTTGTGGTTTGGTCTTGGATGAATGCTGGTTGCGGGGTTCAATTGTGTGATGAAATTTCGGGTTTATTGTTAACAGTGGAActcttctttttgctttttcttttatttttgtgggACCTGATTTTGTCTGTGCAAGTGAAAATGAAGTTCTTTAACTAGGATTCGCTGAGTTTTTGTGAAAGATTTGGCTGCTGGAATTCATCCCCTAGGCGGAAATTTACATTCTAACCTGgcattttttgttatttgatgTTCATAATGAGTTGGTGGTCTGGGTAACCATTAAAATTGCGGGTGTTATGCCATAATGTTGGTGGTGTTCAACTTGTATTCTACAGTCTCGAGATGGCAATTACCTGTTTGTTTCTTCTTTTCAGCGTGGTTTTTGGTTGCCAGAGATGATGAAGCTTAGAATGATTTCACATCGTTAAT
Above is a genomic segment from Coffea eugenioides isolate CCC68of chromosome 5, Ceug_1.0, whole genome shotgun sequence containing:
- the LOC113770219 gene encoding phosphatidate cytidylyltransferase 1, whose translation is MTQRDHGPASPSTPRFRHRRRSTESFPDVRKLSGSYLLVDDENKYRSMRIRTASTFWMLISILFILYMGHLYICAMVVVIQIFMTGELFSLSRRVNEERQLPGFRLLNWHFFFTAMLHVYGRILSQHLVKTVTSERAFYKLVNKLVKYQMVICYFLYIAGVVCFILTLKKKMYKYQFGQYAWTHMILITVFMQSSFTVANIFEGIFWFLLPASLIAINDIAAYLFGFFFGRTPLIKLSPKKTWEGFIGASVATMASAFLLANIMGRFQWFTCPRKDLSTGWLECEPGPLFKPDYYSLSGLLPEWFPWKEISILPVQWHALCLGLFASMIAPFGGFFASGFKRAFKIKDFGASIPGHGGFTDRMDCQMVMAIFAYIYYQSFVASQDNPVEMILDQIVRHLSFEEQNALYLKLSQIFEERQFITSLSR